One Aster yellows witches'-broom phytoplasma AYWB DNA segment encodes these proteins:
- the prfB gene encoding peptide chain release factor 2, with protein MEKYEINQILQNLYQNLQDLKQALNLKKTNQTIEKLNCAMQKEDFWQNPKKAVTISQQFNDLQDKKNTLEILEQNYLDLETFFNLNESPNEASALLEEELKNLTKSVFDFKIKIFLNQPYDINNAILLFHPGAGGTESQDWCEMLFRMYQKYAQKKNFKTEILDYQLGEGAGVKSATLLIKGTYAYGYLKAEKGVHRLVRISPFDSNSKRHTSFVACDVLPEINEEIKINLKTEDLKIDVFRSSGAGGQHVNTTDSAVRITHLPTGLVVGCQNERSQIKNKEKALQMLKTKLFQLASKQQKEQNAKKFQSDQKENGWGSQIRSYVFHPYKMVKDHRTNQEIFQLEQVMDGNIDEFINGYLTKIPISSSHE; from the coding sequence ATGGAAAAATATGAAATTAATCAAATTTTACAAAACTTGTACCAAAATCTCCAAGATTTAAAACAAGCACTTAATTTAAAAAAAACTAATCAAACAATCGAGAAATTAAATTGTGCCATGCAAAAAGAAGATTTTTGGCAAAACCCAAAAAAAGCTGTCACAATAAGCCAACAATTCAACGACTTGCAAGACAAAAAAAATACTTTAGAAATTTTAGAACAAAATTATTTAGATCTAGAAACTTTTTTTAACTTAAATGAAAGCCCAAATGAAGCTTCTGCTTTATTAGAAGAAGAACTAAAAAACCTTACTAAATCTGTTTTTGACTTCAAAATTAAAATTTTTTTGAATCAACCTTATGATATTAATAATGCTATTTTGTTATTTCATCCAGGAGCAGGAGGTACTGAATCACAAGATTGGTGCGAAATGCTTTTCCGTATGTATCAAAAATACGCTCAAAAAAAGAATTTTAAAACCGAAATTCTTGATTATCAACTAGGTGAAGGAGCGGGAGTTAAATCAGCTACTTTATTAATTAAAGGAACTTATGCTTATGGTTATCTAAAAGCGGAAAAAGGAGTTCATCGCTTGGTAAGAATTTCTCCTTTTGATTCTAATTCCAAAAGGCATACTTCTTTTGTAGCTTGTGATGTTTTACCGGAAATTAACGAAGAAATCAAAATTAATTTAAAAACAGAAGATTTGAAAATCGATGTTTTTAGAAGTAGTGGTGCAGGCGGACAACACGTAAATACTACAGATTCGGCAGTAAGAATAACTCATTTGCCAACAGGATTAGTAGTGGGTTGTCAAAACGAACGTAGTCAGATCAAAAACAAAGAAAAAGCTTTGCAAATGCTAAAAACTAAGTTATTTCAATTAGCATCAAAACAACAAAAAGAACAAAATGCTAAAAAATTTCAAAGTGATCAAAAAGAAAATGGTTGGGGTTCTCAAATTAGAAGTTATGTTTTTCACCCTTACAAAATGGTTAAAGATCACCGCACTAATCAAGAAATTTTTCAATTAGAACAAGTAATGGATGGAAACATCGACGAATTTATTAACGGATATTTAACTAAAATACCTATTAGTTCTTCTCATGAATAA
- the rpsP gene encoding 30S ribosomal protein S16 produces the protein MAIKMRLQRFGVHKRPFYRVVASESKNARDGKFLEILGTYDTILDIVELDHNKAQKWLSNGAQPTKTVKKVFKKSKFVAKNKTKFEK, from the coding sequence ATGGCAATAAAAATGCGTTTACAACGTTTCGGAGTGCATAAAAGACCTTTTTACAGAGTAGTTGCAAGTGAATCTAAAAATGCTAGAGATGGTAAATTTTTAGAAATTTTAGGAACTTATGACACTATTTTAGATATTGTTGAATTAGACCACAACAAAGCACAAAAATGGTTATCAAATGGCGCTCAACCAACCAAAACAGTCAAAAAAGTATTTAAAAAAAGCAAATTTGTTGCAAAAAATAAAACTAAATTTGAAAAATAA
- the trmD gene encoding tRNA (guanosine(37)-N1)-methyltransferase TrmD: MIIEIITIFPSFFKSFCETSIIKRALEQKKVQIKIHDLRIYSSNKHNQVDDSVYGGGVGMLLSFPPFFDCLQKIKTPQSKVILLSPQGQIFNQIHATNFAQKETHLIILCGNYEGVDARILQYIDAEISIGDYVLTGGEIAATVLVDAITRLIPGVIKEQSYLEDSHQQGLLKYPQYTRPQNYFNHVVPTILLSGNHAKIRSWRQKESLKKTLQKRPDLLENKKLTLEQTKLLKEIKQELQK, encoded by the coding sequence ATGATTATTGAAATTATAACTATTTTTCCGTCTTTTTTTAAAAGTTTTTGTGAAACTTCCATTATTAAAAGAGCTTTAGAACAAAAAAAAGTTCAAATAAAAATTCATGATTTAAGAATTTATAGTTCAAATAAACATAATCAAGTAGATGATAGTGTTTATGGGGGAGGAGTTGGAATGTTGCTTTCTTTCCCTCCTTTTTTTGATTGTCTGCAAAAAATAAAAACCCCCCAAAGTAAAGTTATTTTATTATCTCCTCAAGGACAAATTTTTAATCAAATACATGCCACTAATTTTGCCCAAAAAGAAACTCATTTAATTATTTTATGCGGTAATTATGAAGGAGTTGATGCAAGAATATTGCAATATATTGATGCAGAAATTTCCATAGGTGATTATGTTTTGACAGGAGGAGAAATCGCTGCTACTGTTTTGGTTGATGCAATTACAAGACTGATTCCAGGAGTTATCAAAGAACAATCTTATCTTGAAGATTCCCATCAACAAGGCTTGCTTAAATATCCTCAATATACCCGCCCGCAAAATTATTTTAATCACGTAGTACCTACTATTTTGTTATCTGGAAACCATGCTAAAATAAGATCTTGGCGCCAAAAAGAAAGTTTAAAAAAAACTTTGCAAAAAAGACCTGATCTTTTGGAAAATAAAAAATTAACTTTAGAACAAACCAAACTTTTAAAAGAAATTAAACAAGAATTACAAAAATAA
- the rplS gene encoding 50S ribosomal protein L19 yields MSQLKGQNLIESVNQHQLKDVPFFKPGDTVKVLIKIDEGNRKRVQIFEGLVIKRQGRLVTETFTVRKIFAGVGIELTFPVHSPTNEKIEVVSRGIVRRAKLHYVRNLSSKASRIKEQR; encoded by the coding sequence ATGTCTCAATTAAAAGGACAAAATTTAATAGAATCAGTTAACCAACATCAACTTAAAGATGTCCCTTTTTTCAAACCTGGAGATACAGTTAAAGTATTGATCAAAATTGATGAAGGAAACCGCAAAAGGGTTCAAATTTTTGAAGGTTTAGTTATTAAACGTCAAGGAAGATTAGTTACAGAAACTTTTACTGTAAGAAAAATATTTGCTGGTGTAGGAATTGAATTAACTTTCCCAGTACATTCCCCTACTAACGAGAAAATAGAAGTAGTTAGTCGCGGTATCGTTCGTCGCGCGAAATTGCATTATGTTCGCAACCTTTCTTCTAAAGCTTCTCGCATTAAAGAACAAAGATAA
- the tyrS gene encoding tyrosine--tRNA ligase — MSFYEELKWRNLIKDCNNEIQVKELLDNNQVKFYCGFDPTSHSLTVGHLIQITMILLMQRQGHLPVILVGGATGLIGDPKETEERKLLSLENSLQNAKSIESQLKTILLNKQVEFVNNYQWLSQIDIISFLRNYGKFFNINYMLSKHVVAKRLASGISFTEFSYMILQSLDFHHLYKNHKVRLQLGGSDQWGNITSGLEIIRKLEKKSDALGVSTPLLLNSDGTKFGKSEKRVLWLNPLMTSPYEIYQYFLNVSDKEVINYLKMLTLIPKKGILELEKKTLENPQKRLAQKALTQSIINLIHSSDILQECIKTNQILFSNAKKESFQEKDFILLQKTLFCHSIKEDILLVDALVQTKLATSKSEAREFIKDNTIKLFNQKIKSLDFIITKENTLFGKYILLKKGKKNNALIVF, encoded by the coding sequence ATGTCTTTTTATGAAGAATTAAAATGGCGTAATTTAATTAAAGATTGTAACAATGAAATACAAGTTAAAGAATTATTAGACAATAACCAAGTTAAGTTTTACTGTGGGTTTGATCCTACTTCTCATTCTTTAACAGTTGGTCATTTAATTCAAATAACAATGATTTTATTAATGCAAAGACAAGGGCATCTACCCGTTATTTTAGTTGGTGGGGCTACGGGTTTAATAGGAGACCCCAAAGAAACCGAAGAAAGAAAATTACTATCCTTAGAAAATTCATTGCAAAATGCTAAAAGTATTGAATCTCAACTCAAAACCATATTGTTAAACAAACAAGTAGAATTTGTTAATAATTATCAATGGCTTTCTCAAATAGATATCATTTCTTTTCTCAGAAACTACGGAAAATTTTTTAACATTAACTATATGCTTTCCAAACACGTAGTAGCCAAAAGGCTTGCTTCTGGTATCTCTTTTACTGAATTTTCTTATATGATTTTGCAATCTTTAGATTTTCATCATTTATACAAAAATCATAAAGTTAGATTACAATTAGGTGGTTCTGATCAATGGGGAAATATTACAAGCGGACTAGAAATAATTAGAAAATTAGAAAAAAAATCTGATGCCCTAGGAGTTAGTACTCCTCTTTTGTTAAATTCAGATGGCACTAAATTTGGAAAAAGTGAAAAAAGGGTTTTATGGTTAAATCCTTTAATGACTTCACCTTATGAAATTTATCAATATTTTTTAAATGTTTCTGATAAAGAAGTAATCAATTATTTAAAAATGCTTACTTTAATCCCCAAGAAAGGAATTTTGGAATTAGAAAAAAAAACCTTAGAAAATCCCCAAAAAAGATTAGCTCAAAAAGCTCTCACCCAAAGCATTATTAATTTAATTCATTCCTCAGATATTTTACAAGAATGTATAAAAACTAACCAAATTTTATTTTCTAATGCTAAAAAAGAATCTTTCCAAGAGAAAGATTTTATTTTATTGCAAAAAACTTTGTTTTGTCATTCTATAAAAGAAGATATTTTATTAGTTGATGCTTTAGTTCAAACAAAACTGGCAACTTCTAAAAGCGAAGCTCGTGAATTTATCAAAGACAACACAATTAAATTATTTAATCAAAAAATCAAATCCCTTGATTTTATAATAACAAAAGAAAACACTTTATTTGGTAAATATATCCTTTTAAAAAAAGGAAAAAAAAATAACGCTTTAATAGTCTTTTAA